A window of Shewanella mesophila contains these coding sequences:
- the truD gene encoding tRNA pseudouridine(13) synthase TruD, translated as MSSLHYLHGQPQSSADLRTHHSDFMVEEILPFLPTGEGEHHMIHVRKQGLNTADVARMLSSFAGVHPKEVTFAGQKDKNAITTQWFGVRIPGKETPQWDDLNSEQLTIISSSRHSKKLRTGALAGNRFTLTLRGVSDIEDMIKRIGLVKQTGVPNYFGEQRFGHDGKNLIFGRQMLAGRNVKDRNKRSMYLSAVRSHIFNEMVSTRLAMFGTQVLDGDCVMLAGSKSYFVANPWDEELLGRLAQKDIQLSAPLWGRGQALSQGEALAFETSISDRLNEDCIGLEQAGLNQERRTLLLEPQNLCYEVEGDTLVLKFALPAGCFATSVLRELAQYEDVNDREFKARRSAQGVSGND; from the coding sequence ATGAGTTCACTTCACTATTTACATGGTCAACCTCAATCGAGTGCCGATTTACGTACTCATCACAGTGATTTTATGGTTGAGGAGATCTTACCATTTTTGCCCACAGGCGAAGGTGAGCACCATATGATCCATGTTCGCAAACAGGGGTTAAATACCGCCGATGTGGCTAGAATGCTATCTAGCTTTGCTGGGGTGCACCCGAAAGAGGTCACGTTTGCGGGACAGAAAGATAAAAACGCCATAACGACTCAATGGTTTGGGGTGCGAATTCCAGGGAAAGAAACACCTCAATGGGATGATCTTAATAGCGAACAGTTAACGATTATTAGTAGTAGCCGTCACAGTAAGAAATTGCGAACAGGCGCGTTAGCGGGTAATCGATTTACCCTCACCTTGAGAGGGGTATCTGATATTGAAGATATGATTAAGCGCATCGGGCTTGTAAAGCAAACAGGGGTGCCCAACTACTTTGGCGAACAACGCTTTGGCCACGATGGCAAAAACTTGATTTTTGGGCGTCAAATGCTCGCCGGTCGTAACGTTAAAGATCGCAATAAGCGCAGTATGTACTTGTCAGCAGTTCGCTCGCATATTTTTAATGAAATGGTCTCCACAAGGTTAGCTATGTTTGGTACTCAAGTGCTCGATGGTGATTGTGTCATGTTAGCGGGCAGTAAAAGTTATTTTGTTGCCAATCCTTGGGACGAAGAGTTATTGGGACGTTTAGCGCAGAAAGATATTCAATTGTCTGCGCCACTGTGGGGCAGGGGGCAAGCCCTGTCTCAGGGGGAAGCATTAGCGTTCGAGACATCCATATCGGATAGATTAAATGAGGATTGTATTGGTCTTGAGCAAGCAGGCTTGAATCAAGAGCGTCGCACTCTACTACTTGAACCTCAGAATTTGTGCTATGAGGTTGAAGGCGATACCTTAGTGCTTAAATTTGCTCTGCCTGCTGGGTGTTTTGCAACTTCAGTGTTAAGAGAGTTGGCTCAATATGAAGATGTGAATGACAGAGAGTTTAAAGCTAGGCGATCAGCTCAAGGCGTTAGTGGTAATGATTAG
- the ispF gene encoding 2-C-methyl-D-erythritol 2,4-cyclodiphosphate synthase, translating to MNIRIGHGFDVHKFGGDLPLILGGVEVPYDTGLVAHSDGDVVLHAISDAILGAMALGDIGKHFPDTDPEFKGADSRVLLRHCYQLAVDKGYCLGNLDVTVIAQAPKMLPHIEAIRVCLAEDLLCDIDAINVKATTTEKLGFTGRKEGIAVEAVVLMTKDI from the coding sequence ATGAATATTCGCATTGGCCATGGGTTTGACGTACACAAATTTGGTGGTGATTTACCACTTATTCTAGGTGGTGTCGAAGTCCCTTATGATACCGGGCTTGTCGCCCACTCTGATGGCGACGTGGTATTGCATGCTATCTCTGATGCGATTCTTGGTGCGATGGCATTGGGAGACATTGGTAAACATTTTCCTGATACCGATCCTGAGTTTAAAGGTGCCGACAGCCGAGTGTTGCTGCGTCACTGCTATCAACTGGCCGTGGATAAAGGATATTGTTTAGGCAATCTCGATGTCACTGTGATAGCTCAGGCACCAAAGATGTTGCCACATATAGAAGCGATAAGAGTCTGTTTAGCTGAAGACTTACTCTGTGATATTGACGCGATCAACGTCAAGGCAACCACGACAGAAAAACTTGGTTTCACCGGGCGCAAAGAAGGCATTGCAGTCGAAGCCGTTGTGCTGATGACTAAAGATATTTAA
- the ispD gene encoding 2-C-methyl-D-erythritol 4-phosphate cytidylyltransferase: MNQIIEHLVAIVPAAGIGSRMGAEIPKQYLMLNEQPIIAHTLDALLKHPKIAQVIVALSPNDSYFAQLPQANDPKLKVVEGGKERADSVLAGLSCAPQSAWALVHDAARPCLHPSDIDQLIAVAERQIQDDEPPQGAILAMPVRDTMKRSNSQGDIEQTVCRDNLWHALTPQLFPVASLRDNLTQALANGISITDEASAMEWAGFRPQLVSGRADNIKVTHPDDLRLAALFLHQNLF, translated from the coding sequence ATGAATCAAATTATTGAACATCTTGTAGCTATAGTACCAGCAGCTGGGATCGGCAGTCGTATGGGCGCCGAAATTCCTAAGCAATACTTGATGTTAAATGAGCAGCCTATTATTGCTCACACCCTAGATGCTCTGCTTAAACATCCTAAAATAGCCCAAGTGATAGTGGCTCTTAGCCCTAACGACTCCTATTTTGCTCAGTTACCTCAGGCAAATGACCCAAAACTGAAAGTGGTTGAGGGAGGCAAAGAGCGCGCCGATTCTGTTTTAGCGGGTTTATCTTGTGCGCCTCAGTCTGCTTGGGCGCTGGTGCATGATGCTGCTCGGCCATGTTTGCATCCGAGTGATATCGATCAATTGATTGCTGTCGCTGAGCGGCAGATCCAAGATGATGAACCGCCTCAAGGTGCTATTTTGGCTATGCCAGTACGAGATACCATGAAGCGTAGCAACAGCCAAGGCGATATAGAGCAAACGGTTTGTCGTGATAACTTGTGGCATGCATTAACTCCTCAGCTTTTTCCTGTTGCGAGTCTTAGGGATAATTTAACTCAGGCACTGGCAAATGGCATAAGCATTACCGATGAGGCATCGGCTATGGAGTGGGCTGGTTTTAGACCACAATTGGTTTCTGGGCGAGCAGACAATATAAAGGTGACTCACCCTGATGACCTTCGTCTGGCAGCGTTGTTTTTACATCAAAACTTATTTTGA
- the ftsB gene encoding cell division protein FtsB: MKRLLIAIIVLFCLLQYRLWVGENSLPESFQLQEQIKLQRQSNAKLIERNQVLKEEIIDLRRGTEALEERARNELGMVKQGETFFRVVGEPQRNGDINR, from the coding sequence ATGAAGCGACTTCTAATAGCCATAATAGTTCTGTTTTGCCTACTTCAGTACAGACTCTGGGTGGGAGAAAATAGCCTGCCTGAATCATTTCAACTGCAAGAGCAGATAAAGCTGCAACGTCAAAGTAACGCCAAATTGATAGAGCGAAACCAAGTGCTTAAAGAGGAGATCATTGATCTTCGTCGTGGCACCGAAGCGTTAGAAGAGCGCGCGAGAAATGAGCTTGGTATGGTTAAGCAAGGAGAAACTTTTTTTCGTGTCGTGGGCGAACCTCAGCGTAATGGGGACATCAATCGGTAA
- the eno gene encoding phosphopyruvate hydratase produces MAKIINVIGREIMDSRGNPTVEAEVHLDGGFVGMAAAPSGASTGSREALELRDGDKSRYMGKGVLTAVANINGEIRDALMGKDATAQAELDQIMIDLDGTENKDKLGANAILAVSLAAAKAAAAFKGIPLYAHIADLNGTPGQYSMPVPMMNILNGGEHADNNVDIQEFMVQPVGAKSFREALRMGAEIFHSLKKVLQEGGLSTSVGDEGGFAPNLASNADALAMIKVAVEKAGYKLGEDVTLALDCAASEFYKDGKYDLSGEGKVFDSNGFSDFLKSLTEQYPIASIEDGLDESDWEGWAYQTQIMGDKIQLVGDDLFVTNTKILQRGIDNNIANSILIKFNQIGSLTETLAAIRMAKDAGYTVVISHRSGETEDATIADLAVATAAGQIKTGSLCRSDRVAKYNQLLRIEEQLGEKAPYNGRSEIKGKA; encoded by the coding sequence ATGGCTAAAATTATCAATGTCATTGGTCGTGAGATCATGGATTCACGCGGTAACCCAACGGTTGAAGCGGAAGTTCATTTAGATGGCGGATTTGTGGGTATGGCTGCTGCACCATCCGGTGCATCAACTGGTAGTCGTGAAGCACTAGAACTACGCGATGGCGATAAGAGCCGTTACATGGGTAAAGGTGTGTTAACTGCTGTAGCTAACATCAATGGTGAGATCCGTGATGCGCTAATGGGAAAAGATGCGACTGCACAAGCTGAGCTCGATCAAATCATGATCGATCTTGATGGTACTGAGAATAAAGACAAGCTTGGCGCTAACGCGATTCTTGCTGTTTCTCTTGCTGCAGCTAAAGCGGCGGCTGCTTTCAAAGGCATCCCGCTTTACGCTCACATTGCAGATCTAAACGGTACGCCTGGTCAGTACTCTATGCCTGTTCCTATGATGAACATCCTTAACGGTGGTGAGCACGCCGATAACAACGTTGATATCCAAGAGTTTATGGTTCAGCCTGTTGGCGCAAAGAGTTTCCGTGAAGCATTGCGCATGGGCGCAGAGATCTTCCACAGCTTGAAGAAAGTACTTCAAGAAGGTGGTTTGAGCACCTCTGTTGGTGATGAAGGTGGTTTCGCACCAAACCTTGCCTCTAACGCTGATGCACTTGCTATGATTAAAGTTGCTGTAGAAAAGGCGGGTTACAAGCTAGGTGAAGATGTAACTCTGGCACTCGATTGTGCCGCGTCTGAATTCTACAAAGATGGCAAGTATGATCTGTCTGGTGAAGGCAAAGTATTCGATTCAAACGGATTCTCTGACTTCCTTAAATCTTTGACTGAGCAATATCCAATCGCGTCTATCGAAGATGGCTTAGATGAGTCAGATTGGGAAGGTTGGGCATACCAGACTCAAATCATGGGTGACAAGATCCAGTTAGTGGGCGACGATCTATTCGTAACTAACACTAAGATCCTACAACGTGGTATCGACAACAATATCGCTAACTCAATCTTGATTAAGTTTAACCAGATTGGTTCGCTAACTGAGACGCTAGCGGCTATCCGTATGGCAAAAGATGCTGGCTATACTGTTGTCATTTCACACCGTAGTGGTGAGACAGAAGATGCAACGATTGCCGATCTCGCTGTGGCAACTGCTGCTGGCCAAATTAAGACGGGTTCACTATGTCGTAGTGATCGTGTTGCTAAGTACAACCAACTACTTCGTATCGAAGAGCAGTTAGGTGAAAAAGCGCCTTATAACGGTCGTAGTGAGATTAAAGGCAAAGCATAA
- a CDS encoding CTP synthase — MTTRYIFVTGGVVSSLGKGIAAASLAAILEARGLNVTIMKLDPYINLDPGTMSPTQHGEVFVTEDGAETDLDLGHYERFIRTKMNRRNNFTTGRIYSEVLRKERRGDYLGATIQVIPHITNAIKEKVLEGGEGHDVAIVEIGGTVGDIESLPFLESIRQLGVELGRERTLFMHLTLVPFLGAAGEVKTKPTQHSVKELRSIGIAPDVLVCRGDRAIPSNEKAKISLFCNVEERAVISLKDVDSIYKIPALLKAQGLDDLVTKRFGLECKEADLSEWENVIYQEANPTGEVTIGMVGKYIELPDAYKSVNEALKHAGLFNRVSVNIKYIDSQTVEAKGEEVLQGLDGILVPGGFGERGVEGKIFAAKFARENNLPYFGICLGMQVALIEFARHVAGLENAHSTEFNKETPHPVVGLITEWIDEEGNIEQRHEASDLGGTMRLGAQLCHLIEGTKAAAAYKGLTCVERHRHRYEVNNTYRERLEKAGLVFSGLSSDRQLVEMIELPNHPWFVAGQFHPEFTSTPRDGQPLFEGFVAAAAAYQKRDLG, encoded by the coding sequence ATGACTACAAGGTATATCTTCGTTACTGGTGGCGTGGTTTCATCACTAGGTAAAGGCATTGCAGCAGCATCATTGGCAGCAATTTTAGAGGCTCGCGGCCTTAATGTAACCATTATGAAGCTGGATCCCTATATTAACTTGGATCCAGGTACCATGAGCCCAACCCAGCACGGTGAAGTTTTCGTGACTGAAGATGGGGCTGAGACTGACCTCGACTTGGGTCATTACGAACGCTTCATTCGTACTAAGATGAACCGTCGTAATAACTTTACAACGGGTCGTATCTACTCTGAAGTGTTGCGTAAAGAGCGCCGTGGCGACTATTTAGGTGCCACTATTCAGGTAATTCCGCATATTACTAATGCGATCAAAGAGAAAGTCCTTGAAGGCGGCGAAGGACATGATGTTGCAATCGTAGAGATTGGTGGCACTGTCGGTGATATTGAATCACTACCATTTCTCGAGTCGATTCGTCAGTTGGGTGTCGAGCTAGGACGTGAGCGTACCCTATTTATGCATTTGACCTTAGTACCTTTCTTAGGTGCAGCAGGTGAAGTGAAGACTAAGCCTACACAGCATTCGGTAAAAGAACTTCGTTCTATCGGTATTGCGCCAGATGTATTGGTTTGTCGTGGTGATCGTGCGATTCCATCAAATGAGAAAGCGAAAATTTCGCTATTTTGTAATGTGGAAGAGCGCGCCGTTATTTCACTTAAAGACGTTGATAGTATCTATAAGATCCCGGCGTTGCTTAAAGCACAAGGCCTCGATGATTTAGTCACCAAGCGTTTTGGTTTGGAGTGCAAAGAAGCGGATCTGTCTGAATGGGAAAACGTTATCTATCAAGAAGCGAATCCTACCGGTGAAGTGACTATTGGTATGGTCGGTAAGTATATTGAACTGCCTGATGCTTATAAGTCAGTAAACGAAGCCCTAAAACATGCTGGTTTATTTAACCGTGTGTCGGTAAACATCAAGTATATCGACTCTCAAACGGTTGAAGCTAAGGGTGAAGAAGTTCTGCAAGGACTCGACGGTATCCTAGTGCCTGGTGGCTTTGGTGAGCGTGGCGTAGAAGGTAAGATCTTTGCTGCCAAGTTTGCTCGCGAGAACAATTTGCCTTATTTCGGTATCTGTTTAGGTATGCAAGTGGCTTTGATTGAGTTTGCTCGCCATGTTGCTGGGTTAGAAAATGCGCATTCAACCGAGTTCAACAAAGAGACTCCTCACCCAGTTGTGGGTTTGATCACAGAATGGATTGACGAAGAAGGTAATATCGAACAACGTCATGAAGCATCTGATTTAGGTGGCACTATGCGCCTTGGTGCGCAGCTTTGTCATCTGATCGAAGGAACCAAAGCGGCAGCAGCTTACAAGGGGCTAACCTGTGTAGAGCGTCACCGTCACCGTTACGAAGTGAACAACACGTACAGAGAACGTTTAGAAAAAGCTGGCCTAGTATTTAGTGGTCTATCATCTGACCGTCAGCTTGTAGAGATGATTGAGCTCCCTAACCATCCTTGGTTTGTGGCAGGTCAATTCCATCCTGAATTTACATCAACACCTCGCGATGGTCAGCCATTGTTCGAAGGTTTCGTTGCAGCAGCCGCCGCGTACCAAAAACGCGATTTGGGCTAA
- the mazG gene encoding nucleoside triphosphate pyrophosphohydrolase: MSASKDIDRLLQIMSKLRDPETGCPWDKAQNYQTIVPFTLEEAYEVADTIERNALDELPGELGDLLFQVIFYCQLGKEQGVFDFTVVVDKICTKLTERHPHVFGQLSQTTTEEVKQTWEGIKASERVGRSLHSVLDDIPLNLPALSRAAKIQRRVATVGFDWDELEPVVGKIHEEIEEVLVEVNAPEQDPQKVMEEMGDLLFAVVNLARHIGVDAELALRQANTKFERRFRGVEALANATEKPMKDHSLAELDGYWDQVKANEKTKA, from the coding sequence ATGAGTGCATCGAAGGATATTGACCGTCTGCTCCAGATCATGAGCAAGCTGAGGGACCCAGAAACGGGTTGCCCTTGGGATAAAGCGCAAAACTACCAAACAATTGTGCCGTTTACCCTAGAAGAGGCTTATGAAGTCGCCGATACCATCGAGCGTAATGCGCTCGATGAGTTACCCGGCGAACTTGGTGATTTGTTGTTTCAGGTGATCTTCTATTGTCAGCTTGGCAAAGAGCAAGGGGTGTTCGATTTCACTGTCGTGGTCGATAAAATTTGCACTAAATTGACCGAGCGTCACCCCCATGTGTTTGGTCAGTTATCTCAGACGACGACCGAAGAGGTTAAACAAACTTGGGAGGGGATTAAGGCAAGCGAACGAGTTGGGCGCTCATTACATTCTGTGTTAGATGATATTCCGCTTAATCTGCCAGCCTTGAGTCGTGCAGCTAAAATACAACGCCGCGTTGCCACGGTTGGATTCGATTGGGATGAACTCGAACCTGTTGTGGGTAAAATTCACGAAGAGATAGAAGAGGTGCTTGTTGAGGTTAATGCGCCAGAGCAAGATCCTCAAAAAGTTATGGAGGAGATGGGCGACCTATTATTTGCAGTGGTCAACCTTGCTCGCCATATAGGCGTCGATGCCGAGCTGGCGCTTCGTCAGGCGAATACTAAGTTTGAGCGCCGCTTTCGTGGTGTTGAAGCCTTAGCTAATGCCACTGAAAAGCCGATGAAAGATCACTCATTAGCGGAGTTAGATGGTTATTGGGATCAAGTTAAAGCGAATGAAAAGACAAAAGCGTAA
- the relA gene encoding GTP diphosphokinase, whose translation MVSVREAHFNDQDFQLTEWVNRYLDDADDASTLLELMKQVELLVAKNSAKDLAKDSLLSQRAREMIEILAPLNMDIETLQAAVIFVVHDAGVLNAEQVETLFGAKLAALVSSVVTMNAIGALKVNEQSRNAEPQIDNIRRMLLAMVEDVRAVVIKLAERICLLREIKNADEETRVLIAREIADIYAPLANRLGIGQLKWELEDISFRYLHPTTYKDIAKQLDGKRVDREIYIDNFVSQLQKRLDEDHIRAKVYGRPKHIYSIWKKMRGKDLKFDELFDVRAVRIVTDRLQDCYGALGVVHTLWHHIPKEFDDYVANPKPNGYQSIHTIVVGPEGKTVEIQIRTEQMHEDAELGVAAHWKYKEGATGKQSGYEEKINWLRKILQWQEDVAESGNLVDEVRSQVFEDRVYVFTPNGEVVDLPMGSTVLDFAYYIHSHVGHKCIGAKVDGRIVPFTYQVETGERIEIITSKHPNPKRDWLNPNLGYIRTSRARSKIQHWFKQQDRDKNIIAGREMLEHELSRSGLTLKDAQSAVERFNMVGMDDLLAGIGGGDVRLNQVVNHVQSRMRINQVSEEEALEDLLKKNHARSDKRSKGQVEVNGVGNLMSHIAKCCQPVPGDEIFGFITKGRGISVHRADCEQVKELMRVHPERSVDVVWGENYSGGYKLRIRVLANDRSGLLRDLTSVLAAEKSNVLAMSSSSDVKTQTAAIELELELYNLEGLSRVISKLSQVDGVLEARRL comes from the coding sequence ATGGTATCTGTAAGAGAAGCACATTTTAATGACCAAGATTTTCAATTAACCGAGTGGGTTAATCGGTATCTTGATGATGCTGATGACGCTAGCACCTTGCTTGAGTTAATGAAGCAAGTTGAGCTGCTCGTTGCCAAGAATAGTGCCAAAGATCTCGCCAAAGATAGCCTTTTAAGCCAGCGTGCGCGGGAGATGATTGAGATCCTCGCACCGCTGAATATGGATATTGAAACCCTGCAAGCGGCGGTGATATTTGTCGTCCATGATGCTGGAGTGCTCAACGCTGAGCAGGTTGAAACGCTGTTCGGCGCTAAGCTTGCGGCGCTCGTCAGCAGTGTTGTTACCATGAATGCCATAGGTGCATTAAAAGTTAACGAGCAGAGCCGCAACGCTGAACCACAGATCGATAATATCCGCCGCATGTTGTTGGCCATGGTCGAAGATGTGCGCGCGGTGGTGATTAAACTCGCCGAGCGGATCTGTTTGCTCAGAGAGATTAAAAATGCCGATGAAGAGACTCGCGTCCTGATCGCACGCGAAATTGCCGATATTTATGCGCCACTCGCTAACCGTCTTGGAATTGGTCAATTAAAGTGGGAGTTGGAAGATATCTCCTTTAGGTATCTGCATCCAACCACTTACAAAGATATTGCTAAGCAGTTGGACGGTAAGCGGGTTGATCGTGAGATCTATATCGATAATTTTGTTAGTCAGTTGCAAAAACGCCTCGATGAAGATCATATCCGTGCAAAAGTGTACGGCAGGCCTAAACATATCTATAGCATCTGGAAAAAGATGCGCGGTAAAGATCTTAAGTTTGATGAACTGTTTGATGTGCGCGCGGTGCGTATCGTCACCGATCGTCTGCAAGACTGCTACGGCGCCTTAGGGGTTGTGCATACCCTTTGGCACCATATCCCCAAAGAGTTTGACGATTATGTGGCCAACCCTAAACCCAATGGCTATCAGTCGATACACACCATCGTTGTGGGACCTGAAGGGAAAACCGTTGAAATTCAAATTCGCACCGAGCAGATGCATGAAGATGCCGAACTCGGTGTTGCGGCTCACTGGAAATATAAAGAGGGCGCCACCGGCAAGCAAAGCGGCTACGAAGAGAAGATCAATTGGTTGCGTAAAATCTTGCAGTGGCAAGAGGATGTGGCTGAAAGCGGTAATTTAGTAGACGAAGTGCGTAGCCAAGTGTTTGAAGACCGTGTCTATGTGTTTACCCCAAATGGTGAAGTCGTTGATTTACCAATGGGTTCTACTGTGCTCGATTTTGCCTATTACATTCATTCCCATGTTGGCCATAAGTGTATTGGTGCCAAAGTGGATGGGCGTATCGTGCCATTCACCTACCAAGTTGAGACGGGTGAGCGTATTGAGATCATCACCTCGAAACACCCAAACCCTAAGCGTGATTGGTTAAATCCAAATTTGGGTTATATTCGTACTTCTCGAGCACGTTCTAAGATCCAGCATTGGTTTAAACAGCAAGATCGCGATAAGAATATTATTGCGGGTAGAGAGATGCTCGAACACGAGTTATCTCGCAGTGGCTTGACCCTAAAAGATGCTCAAAGTGCGGTGGAGCGTTTTAATATGGTGGGGATGGACGATCTACTCGCCGGTATCGGTGGTGGCGATGTGCGCCTTAACCAAGTGGTTAACCATGTTCAGAGTCGAATGCGCATTAATCAAGTGTCAGAGGAGGAAGCGCTTGAAGATCTGCTGAAGAAAAACCATGCCCGTTCGGATAAAAGAAGTAAGGGACAGGTTGAGGTCAATGGTGTTGGCAATTTGATGAGCCACATCGCTAAATGTTGTCAACCTGTACCAGGTGATGAAATCTTTGGTTTTATTACTAAAGGGCGTGGTATTTCTGTGCACAGGGCCGATTGCGAACAAGTTAAAGAGTTAATGCGAGTGCATCCTGAACGCAGCGTCGATGTGGTATGGGGCGAGAATTACTCTGGTGGTTATAAACTGCGTATTAGAGTACTGGCTAATGACCGTAGTGGGCTTTTAAGAGATCTAACCTCGGTCTTAGCGGCTGAAAAATCAAATGTACTTGCGATGAGTTCATCATCAGATGTGAAGACTCAAACGGCGGCAATCGAATTGGAATTGGAGCTTTATAACCTAGAGGGATTATCTCGGGTGATCTCTAAGCTATCGCAAGTCGATGGCGTGCTAGAAGCCAGAAGACTATAA
- the rlmD gene encoding 23S rRNA (uracil(1939)-C(5))-methyltransferase RlmD, with translation MAQFFKPKPNKSKQTSAKQQFEISDLDHLGAGVAHHQGKIVFIPGALPGEKVTAQIVEQKKRHAKAKLLSVDTQSAGRIASSCPYYGECGGCDLQHLDLAKQREYKQQALINLVDKMGHVNPDEIALPLAGEGWHYRRKARLATNYQRDSKTLKLGFRALSSNQVVDIAKCPVLAKELSDLIAPLTLSLNQLVAKRSLGHVELISVESGPWVVIRITQLLGDSDKQILLAFAQAHRVQVALLDEHGQLEPLVGEPQLPFYLLDNECRLSFSPGNFIQVNGDMNRQMVRQAIDWLDVKPGERVLDLFCGVGNFTIPLAKTGAEVVGVEGVIEMVAQAKLNAAQSDVSQVEFYHADLGADISYQPWLGRIDKLLIDPARAGAFESLQWLKTMKPQSVVYISCNPVSLARDCEPLLQQGYKLKKLGLIDMFPQTHHIEAMALFELDK, from the coding sequence ATGGCGCAATTTTTTAAACCTAAACCCAATAAATCAAAACAAACTTCAGCTAAGCAGCAGTTTGAGATCAGCGATCTGGACCATCTTGGTGCTGGCGTTGCCCATCATCAGGGGAAAATCGTATTTATCCCTGGCGCGCTCCCTGGTGAAAAGGTTACTGCGCAAATTGTTGAGCAGAAAAAGCGTCATGCCAAAGCGAAATTATTGTCTGTTGATACCCAGTCTGCCGGCCGGATAGCCAGTTCCTGTCCCTATTATGGAGAATGTGGTGGCTGTGATCTGCAGCATTTAGACCTTGCTAAACAGCGGGAATATAAGCAGCAGGCTTTAATTAATCTGGTCGATAAGATGGGACATGTTAACCCTGATGAAATCGCCCTACCATTGGCAGGTGAAGGTTGGCATTACCGCCGTAAGGCGAGGCTTGCCACAAATTATCAGCGAGACAGCAAAACCCTCAAGCTAGGATTTCGCGCATTATCGAGTAATCAGGTCGTTGATATCGCAAAGTGCCCAGTGCTAGCAAAAGAGCTGTCTGATCTCATTGCGCCGTTAACCCTGAGTTTAAATCAGTTAGTCGCAAAACGTAGCTTGGGTCATGTGGAGCTGATTTCGGTGGAATCTGGCCCATGGGTGGTGATTCGCATTACCCAACTGCTGGGCGATAGCGATAAGCAAATCTTGCTCGCTTTTGCACAAGCGCATCGGGTACAGGTGGCACTACTTGATGAGCATGGTCAGTTAGAGCCGCTGGTGGGGGAGCCGCAGCTGCCATTCTATCTGCTCGACAATGAGTGCCGCTTGAGTTTCTCGCCGGGTAACTTTATCCAAGTTAATGGTGATATGAACCGCCAGATGGTGAGGCAAGCCATTGATTGGCTGGACGTTAAACCGGGTGAGCGGGTATTAGATCTGTTTTGCGGGGTTGGTAACTTTACCATTCCACTCGCAAAAACGGGCGCCGAGGTTGTTGGTGTCGAAGGTGTCATTGAGATGGTCGCTCAGGCGAAACTCAATGCAGCTCAAAGTGATGTGAGCCAAGTGGAGTTTTATCATGCGGATCTGGGCGCCGATATCTCCTATCAGCCATGGCTTGGACGCATCGATAAATTGCTTATTGACCCAGCAAGGGCGGGCGCATTTGAAAGCCTACAATGGCTGAAGACGATGAAGCCACAATCTGTGGTTTATATCTCATGCAATCCGGTGAGTTTGGCGAGAGATTGTGAGCCATTGTTGCAGCAGGGTTATAAGCTGAAAAAACTGGGTTTAATTGATATGTTTCCTCAAACTCATCATATCGAAGCTATGGCGTTGTTCGAATTAGATAAATAA